One segment of Mycobacterium spongiae DNA contains the following:
- a CDS encoding flavin monoamine oxidase family protein, which translates to MTNPPSSVDVVVVGAGFAGLAAARELTRQGHDVVVFEGRDRVGGRSLTASVAGLPADMGGSFLGPTQDAVLKLAAELAIPTRPTHNDGKSVIWWRGSARSYRGTIPRLSLTGLIDIGRLRWQFERLARSVPVAAPWTARRAHELDDVSLGEWLRSTRATASSRDLMAVMARVTWGCEPDDVSMLHATRYVRAAGGLDRLLDVADGAQQDLVPGGTQRIALAVAAELGERVVLSAPVRRIDRHGAGVTVLSDQGQTEAGFVIVAIPPAHRAAIAFNPPLPAEYEQLATHWPQGRLSKAYAVYSTPFWRANGFSGQALSDGGPVFITFDVSANADGPGVLMGFVDARTFDSLPTEQRRHQVLRCFAALFGNPALKPLDYIDYRWGTEQFAPGGPTAAVPPGSWTKYGRWLREPVGPIHWAGTETADEWTGYFDGAVRSGQRAATEIAALL; encoded by the coding sequence GTGACGAACCCGCCGTCGAGCGTCGATGTTGTCGTGGTGGGCGCCGGTTTCGCGGGGCTGGCCGCAGCCCGCGAGCTGACGCGACAAGGTCACGACGTGGTGGTTTTCGAGGGCCGCGACCGAGTGGGCGGCCGTTCGTTGACTGCCAGCGTAGCGGGACTACCTGCGGATATGGGCGGGTCTTTCCTTGGCCCCACCCAAGACGCGGTGCTCAAGCTAGCGGCCGAGCTCGCGATCCCGACACGCCCGACCCACAACGACGGAAAGAGCGTGATCTGGTGGCGCGGCAGTGCGCGCAGCTATCGCGGCACCATCCCCAGACTGTCGCTGACCGGGCTCATCGACATCGGTCGGTTGCGTTGGCAATTTGAACGCCTTGCCCGCAGCGTCCCCGTGGCCGCTCCCTGGACGGCCCGGCGCGCCCACGAACTCGACGACGTGTCCCTCGGGGAGTGGTTGCGTTCGACGCGAGCCACAGCCTCTTCGCGAGACCTGATGGCCGTCATGGCCCGGGTGACGTGGGGTTGCGAGCCCGACGATGTTTCGATGCTGCACGCGACCCGCTACGTGCGAGCTGCCGGAGGCCTGGACCGGCTGCTTGACGTCGCAGATGGTGCCCAGCAGGACCTCGTTCCAGGAGGGACCCAGCGAATCGCCCTCGCAGTCGCGGCCGAACTCGGAGAGCGGGTGGTCCTTAGCGCACCGGTGCGTCGCATCGACCGACATGGTGCCGGCGTGACAGTTCTTTCTGATCAGGGCCAAACCGAGGCAGGGTTCGTGATCGTTGCGATCCCACCGGCCCATCGGGCTGCCATCGCGTTCAATCCACCGCTGCCCGCCGAGTACGAACAGCTTGCCACGCACTGGCCGCAAGGCCGGCTCAGCAAGGCCTATGCGGTCTACTCCACCCCGTTTTGGCGCGCCAATGGATTCTCCGGTCAGGCACTGTCTGACGGGGGGCCGGTATTCATCACCTTTGACGTGAGCGCGAACGCCGACGGACCAGGCGTGCTGATGGGGTTCGTCGACGCTCGCACGTTCGACTCGCTGCCCACTGAGCAGCGCCGCCACCAGGTGTTGCGCTGCTTCGCAGCGCTATTCGGCAATCCCGCGCTCAAACCCCTTGACTATATTGATTATCGTTGGGGTACAGAGCAGTTCGCCCCTGGAGGCCCGACAGCCGCAGTGCCTCCGGGGTCGTGGACCAAATACGGGCGGTGGCTGCGCGAGCCGGTCGGACCCATCCATTGGGCCGGAACCGAAACCGCAGACGAGTGGACCGGGTATTTCGACGGCGCCGTCAGATCCGGTCAACGCGCCGCCACGGAAATCGCCGCGCTGCTATGA
- a CDS encoding phosphotransferase family protein translates to MTNEPVIGSIDRVQRSSRDVTTLPAVMSRWLSSVLPGGPTPEVTVESGVDATGMSSETIILTARWQEDGRSIEQKLVARVAPAADDVPVFPTYHLDHQFEVIRRVGEMTDVPVPRVRWIEPTGNVLGKPFFLMDYVEGVVPPDVLPYTFGNNWFADAPAERQRQLQDATVTVLATLHSIPNAQKTFGFLTEGRGSGTALHQHFNWVTTWYDFAVSALGRSPLLERTFSWLQAHWPDDVAAGESVLLWGDARMGNVLYRDFQPVAVLDWEMVTLGPRELDVAWMTFAHMVFQEIATQATLPGLPELMREEDVRATYQQLTGVTLGDLHWFYVYAGAMWACVFMRTGARRVHFGEIEKPDDCESLFYHAGLMKRLIGEDQ, encoded by the coding sequence GTGACCAACGAACCGGTGATCGGAAGTATCGACCGCGTCCAGCGCTCGAGCCGCGACGTCACCACCCTGCCGGCGGTGATGTCGCGCTGGCTCTCGAGCGTCTTGCCCGGCGGGCCGACGCCCGAGGTGACCGTGGAAAGTGGCGTGGACGCCACGGGAATGTCGTCGGAAACCATCATCTTGACCGCGCGGTGGCAGGAGGATGGGCGCTCGATAGAGCAGAAACTGGTTGCGCGGGTGGCGCCGGCCGCCGACGACGTGCCCGTGTTCCCGACATATCACCTTGATCACCAGTTCGAGGTGATCCGCCGTGTCGGCGAAATGACCGACGTTCCCGTGCCGCGGGTGCGCTGGATCGAGCCCACCGGAAATGTCCTAGGGAAGCCCTTCTTCCTGATGGACTATGTGGAGGGAGTCGTACCTCCCGATGTCTTGCCGTACACGTTCGGCAACAACTGGTTTGCCGACGCTCCCGCCGAGCGCCAGCGCCAGCTACAGGATGCCACCGTCACAGTGTTGGCAACGTTGCATTCAATCCCTAATGCCCAGAAGACCTTTGGTTTCCTAACCGAGGGGCGCGGTAGCGGCACTGCACTACACCAACACTTCAACTGGGTAACGACCTGGTACGACTTCGCCGTGTCGGCGCTTGGTCGATCTCCCCTACTGGAACGAACTTTCAGCTGGCTACAAGCCCATTGGCCGGATGATGTGGCGGCGGGAGAGTCGGTGTTGCTCTGGGGCGACGCGCGAATGGGCAACGTCTTGTACCGCGACTTTCAGCCAGTGGCGGTGCTGGATTGGGAAATGGTGACGCTCGGCCCACGCGAGCTCGACGTTGCGTGGATGACATTTGCGCACATGGTATTTCAGGAAATCGCTACTCAGGCGACGCTGCCGGGGTTACCGGAGTTGATGCGCGAAGAGGACGTGCGCGCCACCTACCAGCAGCTCACCGGCGTGACACTTGGTGACCTGCACTGGTTTTATGTGTATGCCGGGGCCATGTGGGCCTGCGTGTTCATGCGTACGGGCGCGCGCCGGGTGCACTTCGGCGAGATCGAGAAACCCGACGATTGCGAATCCCTTTTCTATCATGCCGGATTGATGAAGCGCCTTATTGGAGAGGATCAGTAA
- a CDS encoding TetR/AcrR family transcriptional regulator, producing MKADLSSVDKAPGAGRPRDPRIDAAILSATADLLVQVGYSNLSLAAAAERAGTTKSALYRRWSSKAELVHEAAFPAAPSALAAPAGDIAGDIRMMIAATRDVFSTPVVRAALPGLLADMTADAELNARVMARFAGLFAAVRMRLGDAIDRGEAHPDVDPDRLIELIGGATMMRMLLYPGESLDDSWVDQTTAIVVHGVTR from the coding sequence ATGAAAGCAGACCTATCCTCCGTTGACAAGGCCCCCGGGGCCGGGCGGCCACGCGATCCGCGCATCGACGCGGCGATATTGTCGGCGACGGCTGATCTGCTGGTGCAGGTGGGCTACTCGAACCTGAGCCTGGCTGCCGCGGCCGAACGCGCCGGGACCACCAAGTCCGCGCTGTATCGCAGGTGGTCGAGCAAGGCCGAGTTGGTGCATGAGGCGGCGTTCCCGGCGGCGCCGTCGGCGCTGGCGGCTCCGGCAGGCGATATCGCGGGGGATATCCGGATGATGATCGCCGCCACCCGCGACGTGTTCAGCACGCCGGTGGTGCGGGCCGCGTTGCCGGGCCTTCTGGCCGACATGACCGCCGATGCGGAGCTCAACGCCCGGGTCATGGCGCGCTTCGCTGGTCTTTTTGCCGCGGTGCGGATGCGGTTGGGCGATGCCATCGACCGTGGCGAAGCCCATCCTGATGTCGATCCGGACCGGTTGATCGAGCTGATCGGGGGCGCGACGATGATGCGGATGCTGTTGTATCCGGGAGAATCGCTGGACGACTCCTGGGTGGACCAGACCACCGCGATCGTCGTTCACGGGGTCACCCGATGA
- a CDS encoding DUF4129 domain-containing protein encodes MPGTKPGVDTPTGRVVAVIVSLILAGVALRGYLPDPDGGPLARAGGGRAALIVVVVALAGALAVMAVAVVGRLRDPRAVAPNAGELSDALGRGKRRPSWRVVLIGLGVILAWLAIAALLAHWFAPGEVSPPAPPDSEMAPSAPGTGSPPTPNQQDDSGDVLSILLASMVPLFLMFVASALIVSRRRRVSASGPLGDDLADPEARPTRPESLARAAEVGLAEMADLDRDPRQAIIACYAAMERELANVPGVAPQDFDTPSEVLARAVQHRALQADNAIQLVNLFTEARFSRHVMNEGHRTVAVRTLRLVLDELSAGSAA; translated from the coding sequence ATGCCCGGTACTAAGCCCGGAGTCGATACGCCGACGGGGCGCGTTGTCGCGGTCATCGTCTCCTTGATCCTTGCCGGCGTGGCCCTGCGCGGTTATCTTCCGGATCCCGACGGCGGACCGCTCGCGCGGGCGGGTGGCGGTCGGGCGGCACTGATCGTCGTTGTTGTGGCACTTGCTGGGGCGCTGGCGGTGATGGCGGTTGCGGTCGTGGGTCGGTTGCGTGATCCGCGCGCGGTAGCGCCCAACGCGGGGGAACTGTCCGACGCGCTGGGCCGGGGCAAGAGGCGTCCTAGTTGGCGTGTGGTGCTGATCGGGCTCGGGGTGATCCTGGCCTGGCTGGCGATCGCTGCGCTGCTGGCTCACTGGTTTGCGCCAGGCGAGGTAAGCCCTCCCGCGCCGCCGGATTCGGAGATGGCGCCGTCGGCGCCCGGCACCGGGTCGCCACCCACGCCGAACCAGCAAGACGACTCCGGGGATGTGCTCTCAATCTTGCTTGCCAGCATGGTGCCACTGTTCCTCATGTTCGTCGCGAGCGCGCTCATCGTTTCCCGGCGTCGACGCGTGTCGGCATCTGGTCCTCTCGGCGACGATCTGGCCGATCCTGAGGCGCGTCCCACCCGTCCGGAATCGCTGGCGCGGGCAGCCGAGGTCGGGCTAGCCGAGATGGCCGATCTCGATCGTGACCCGCGGCAGGCGATCATCGCCTGCTATGCGGCGATGGAACGTGAGCTGGCGAATGTCCCCGGAGTCGCCCCGCAAGATTTTGACACTCCGTCTGAGGTGCTGGCCCGAGCCGTCCAGCACCGTGCGCTGCAGGCTGATAACGCCATCCAGTTGGTGAACCTCTTCACCGAGGCCCGGTTCAGCCGGCATGTGATGAACGAGGGACATCGCACGGTGGCGGTTCGTACGCTGCGATTGGTTCTCGACGAGCTGAGCGCTGGGAGCGCGGCATGA
- a CDS encoding AAA family ATPase, which produces MTLPAATTTAHCEAVLDEMERVVVGKRSALTLILTAVLARGHVLIEDLPGLGKTLIARSFAAALGLGFTRVQFTPDLLPADLLGSTIYDMQSGRFEFRPGPIFTNLLMADEINRTPPKTQAALLEAMAEGQVSIDGHTHKLPMPFIVLATDNPIEYEGTYPLPEAQLDRFALRLELRYLSESDETSMLRRRLERGSVEPTVNQVVDSHDLLAMRESVEQVTVHEDVLHYVVSLATATRNHPQVAVGASPRAELDLVQLSRARALLLGRDYVIPEDVKALATSAIAHRITLRPEMWVRKIQGSDVIGELLRRLPVPRTPPGAR; this is translated from the coding sequence ATGACACTACCGGCGGCGACGACCACCGCCCATTGCGAGGCGGTGCTCGACGAGATGGAACGCGTTGTGGTGGGCAAGCGTTCCGCGCTCACACTGATCCTCACCGCCGTCCTCGCGCGTGGTCACGTACTCATTGAAGACTTGCCGGGTCTCGGCAAGACGCTGATCGCACGATCCTTTGCCGCCGCCCTCGGCCTTGGGTTCACCCGGGTTCAGTTCACGCCCGACCTGCTGCCGGCGGACTTGCTCGGCTCGACCATCTACGACATGCAGTCCGGACGTTTCGAGTTCCGCCCCGGCCCCATCTTCACCAACCTGTTGATGGCGGACGAGATCAACCGCACGCCGCCGAAGACGCAGGCGGCGTTGCTGGAGGCGATGGCCGAGGGGCAGGTCAGCATCGATGGGCATACCCACAAGCTGCCGATGCCGTTCATCGTGCTCGCTACCGACAACCCGATTGAGTACGAGGGCACCTATCCGCTGCCAGAGGCGCAGCTGGATCGGTTCGCCCTGCGGCTGGAATTGCGCTACCTCTCCGAAAGCGACGAGACGTCGATGCTGCGCCGCCGTCTGGAACGGGGTTCGGTGGAGCCAACAGTCAATCAGGTTGTCGACTCGCACGACTTGCTGGCTATGCGCGAATCGGTTGAGCAAGTGACCGTCCACGAAGACGTTTTGCACTATGTGGTGTCGCTGGCTACCGCAACCCGAAACCATCCGCAGGTTGCCGTTGGCGCCAGCCCGCGCGCCGAGCTCGACTTAGTGCAGCTCTCCCGGGCACGAGCGTTGCTACTCGGACGTGACTATGTCATCCCGGAAGATGTCAAGGCACTCGCTACGTCGGCAATTGCGCATCGGATTACCTTGCGACCTGAGATGTGGGTGCGCAAGATCCAGGGTTCCGATGTTATTGGAGAATTGTTGCGCCGCTTGCCTGTTCCGCGAACACCGCCGGGCGCCCGATGA
- a CDS encoding DUF58 domain-containing protein — MITSREVELHWRASQLTRAIATCVGITLVVAAIGGRWQLIAFVAPLVGVLCSVSWQSPVPKVHVHGEPDSQRCFENEDARLTVWATTESGESAVELTVSAVAGMQLEVHESDSGLKTTVAAQAPRWGRYPIRARVDVVARGGLLTGTGTVDAAEVIVFPLTPPQSTPIPQTELLDRLGAHLTRYTGPGVEYADIRPYIPGDQLRAVNWAVSARRGRLHVTQRLTDRAADVVVLIDMYRQPAGPATAATERVVRGAAQVVQTALRNGDRAGIVALGGNRPRWLGADIGQRQFYRVLDTVLSAGGNFENTTGTLAPRAAVPAGAIVIAFSTLLDTEFALALIDLRKRGHVVLAVDVLDGSPFEGELDSLVVRLWALQRSAMYRDMATVGVDVLSWPEERSLEQSMAALPDRRRRTRV; from the coding sequence GTGATCACCTCCCGGGAAGTTGAGCTGCACTGGCGTGCATCACAATTGACACGCGCCATCGCGACGTGTGTGGGAATCACGCTGGTGGTGGCAGCCATTGGCGGTCGCTGGCAGCTCATTGCATTTGTGGCGCCGTTGGTTGGCGTGCTGTGCTCGGTCAGCTGGCAGAGCCCGGTTCCGAAGGTTCACGTCCACGGAGAGCCCGATTCCCAGCGGTGTTTCGAAAACGAGGACGCACGACTGACCGTCTGGGCCACAACCGAATCGGGCGAGTCGGCCGTTGAACTTACCGTATCGGCTGTTGCGGGAATGCAGTTGGAGGTTCACGAATCCGATTCGGGTCTAAAGACAACGGTTGCGGCACAGGCGCCACGTTGGGGACGCTATCCGATCCGAGCCCGCGTGGACGTCGTCGCACGCGGGGGCTTGTTGACGGGAACCGGAACCGTAGACGCAGCCGAGGTCATCGTTTTTCCGCTGACTCCACCACAATCAACACCGATTCCGCAGACCGAATTGCTGGACCGCTTGGGCGCGCACCTCACCAGGTACACCGGACCGGGCGTTGAATACGCCGACATCCGACCGTATATCCCCGGCGACCAGCTGCGTGCCGTGAACTGGGCGGTGAGTGCGCGCCGAGGCCGATTGCATGTGACGCAGCGGCTGACCGACCGCGCCGCCGACGTGGTGGTACTGATCGACATGTATCGCCAGCCTGCGGGCCCGGCGACTGCGGCCACCGAGAGAGTCGTACGCGGCGCGGCTCAGGTGGTACAGACGGCGCTGCGAAACGGTGACCGCGCCGGGATCGTCGCGCTCGGTGGCAACCGTCCCCGATGGCTTGGCGCCGATATCGGGCAGCGGCAGTTCTATCGGGTGCTCGATACGGTTCTCAGCGCCGGAGGCAACTTCGAGAACACGACCGGGACGCTGGCACCGCGCGCCGCCGTGCCCGCCGGCGCTATCGTCATCGCGTTCTCGACGCTGCTCGACACCGAATTCGCGCTGGCGTTGATCGACTTGCGCAAACGTGGCCATGTTGTGCTCGCGGTCGACGTTCTCGACGGCTCGCCCTTCGAGGGTGAGCTGGATTCTCTGGTGGTTCGACTGTGGGCATTGCAGCGCTCCGCTATGTACCGCGATATGGCCACTGTGGGTGTCGACGTTCTGTCGTGGCCGGAGGAGCGATCACTGGAGCAGTCGATGGCGGCGCTGCCGGACCGCCGTCGTCGGACTCGCGTGTAG